Below is a genomic region from Kribbella qitaiheensis.
ATGGTGCTGATCGCGGCGGCCCGCCGCGGTCGGTCTGTACTTCACCGTCCGCCGTTTCTTCGAGCCCGATGACGTCGTCCGCTCAGCTGAAGGCGTCGACCTGAAGGCCCGCCTGGTCGCTCAACTCGCCAGCGGCTCGGTCCTGTTCGTCCTGGCGATCGGTGTGTACACCGGGGCGAGCGCGTTCGCGATCATCCTCGGCGGCGCGTCCGGCGGGATCGTGTTCGGCTTCGCCGGGCTGATCATGGTGGCCGGACTGGGCGCCGGGCTGGATCGACAGGTCGGCCCGTTGCCGAGCACCCCACTCCAATCGCGGCGCCGAGGCGCGGCGGCCGGTCTGATCACCTTCGGCGTCGACTTCTTCACCACCGCGGCGGCCGGCCGGATTCCCTTCTTCCAGATCTGGGCGGCTCCGCTCGCGGCGGTCGTGTACGTCGTCGTCGTGCTAGTTCAGTGGTCGCTTCTGAAGCGGGCCAACGCTGCTCCCAGCATTGGGGACACAGTCGAGCAGGACCTGCTGGACGACCCGCGGCCCTGACCCTGTGATCTGATCGAACAGCAGCCGCACCGCCCGCCGCCCGAGCTCCCGCCGCGGTACGTCGAACCCGCTCACCTCGGGCCGATCCTTCGGCCGCCCGAGCGCTGCCACCGAGAGATCCCCAGGCGCCGTCAACCCCGCAGCCGCCAGCGCATCGAACAGCGCCGCGGACAAGTCACCCGTATCGGTCTCCTCGACGACAACAGCCGTCACGCCGTCAGCCACCCATTGCCGTAAGAGCCCCGCATCCACAACAGGTTCCCGTACTACGATCCGCCGCGTCCGGAGCCGGGCCTTTCGGGCCGCCGCGAGCACGCCCTGCTCGCGATCCGTCGATGAAGGCGCATCGTCGTCGGAGCGCAGGTAGCGGATCTCCCGATGTCCGAGCTCGACGAGCCGCTCGACCACGGCAGCCGATGCGGTCACGTAGTCCACGCCCACGAAGGGGATCCGGCCGTCCAACTCGTCGCGCCGCCCGACGTACACGAGGGGGAAGTCGCTCCCGAGCAACCACTCGATCGGCTCCTCGGGCACATGCCGGCCGAAGAACAGGCAGCCGTCGGCGATCCTGGTCCGCCTGATCGCCGTCCGGTCGTGGGCCCGCGCGTCGCCGCCACCGGTCCCCGTGAACAGCACCAGGTCCTGGCCGAGGGCGGCCGCCTCCTCCTCGATCCCGACCAGGATCGAGTAGTAGAACCCGTCCACATCGGTCGGAAAGGCCGAAGCGAAGGTGTAGACGCCGAGCATGTGGTTGCGGGAGGACGCCAATCGGGTCGCCAGCGGATCCGGCACGTAGCCGAGCTCCTCGGCCGCCGCGAGCACCCGTCCGCGGGTGGTCTCGGACAGCCGGATCCCGTCGGTGTTCCCGGACAGGACCAGCGACACCGTGGTCTGCGAGACTCCCGCAGCCGCGGCGATATCCGCTTGCCGCGGAGCTCTGGCCATGTAACCACCTTAGCTAATACGGATTAGCTTATTGACTAGCCTTGTCGACCGATCCCAGACTCACATCGAGCCGCCCCCGATGACAAGGATCCGAGATGACGAACCTACCGCCCGTCAGCCGCCGCACCCTACTCCGTGGTTCCGCCGGACTCGGCCTGGGTCTGGCCGCCGGTGTCCCACTGACCGGTACCGCGAACGCCGCGCCGGCCGGATTTCCCAGCTACGCCTACCAGCGGGTCGCCTTCGACAAGGCGAATCTCCGCTACAACCCCACCGGCGAGCTCATCTTCCCCAGCGTCCGCGGCACCGTCGGCCGGATCAGTAACGCCCTCGGCCGTTTCTACCTGTACTACGCGCCGCACGACGCACCCGGTGGACTCTGCCTGGCGTACTCCAACTCGCTCGGCGGCCCGTACACGGAGTACGCGAGCAACCCCATCATCGCCCGCACCTGGTCCCCGCACTACGACGTCTCGCACGTCTCGTCGCCGCACGCGCTGTGGAACGACGACGTCAACGAGCTGTGGATGTACTTCCACGGCGAGAACACCACCACCCGGCTGGCCCGGTCGACCGATGGCATCCACTTCAGCTACGACAAGGTCGTGCTATCGACCTCGATGATGCCGGCCGGCACCACCGAAACGTCGTACGCGCGGGTGTTCCGTCACGACCTGCCGTCCAAGAACGCGCGCTACGTGATGGTGTTCATGATCAACACCACCGCCAATCGCCGGTCGATCGGCTGGGGCTGGTCGCCGGAAGGCCGGAACTGGACCTTCTCGCAGACGCCGCTGATCAACCCGTCCGACGTCGGCGCCCGCGACATCGGCGCCCCGACGATTGCCGAGCGCAACGGTTCGACGTACGTCATCTACCACACGAACATCGAAGCGGGCGGGTCGATGCGGATCACCGAGGTGGGCACCAACTTCGACAAACGCAACCACCTCGGCGTGTTCCACTACCCCCTGACCGGCGCCCCTGACAACGGCCGGTGCGCCGCGCCCGCCTTCGGCTCGGACGGTGGGGTCGAGTACATGATCTACGAGGCCGGCGAACGCCTTGAAGGGTCGATCGCGATCGCCAAGGCGGTTTAGGCCGGCAAGATGTTCTGGTTGAGGTGGAAGACGTTGCCCGGGTCGAACTCGGCTTTGACCCGGGCCAGCCGGTCGTAGTTCTCCTTGCCGAAGCCGGCGACCACGCGATCATGCCCCTCGTCGCCGATGAAGTTGAGGTAGACCGCGCCGGTCGAGTACGGACGCAGGTCGGCGCAGACGTTCTTGGCCCACGCGATCCCGGTCGCGTCATCGGCCGGATCCGACCAGACGCCGTACGACTGGACTACCCAAGGCGCCGTCCTGTGCGGGAGCGGCCACTTCCCGGCGTGCCGGGCCACCGCTCCACCCCACGGACAGGCCAGTTGCTGGGACGTCATAGGTGCGGGCATCTCCACCGCCCGGGCGCTGAACGCCTCGACGGCTTCGTCGGGCCAGGACGACAGGTGCTCGGCCGACCAGTAGTTCCGGAGCCCTGATGGATCGTCCAGCGCGGACTGCAGTTCGGCGTACGGGAGCTCGGCGAGCATCATGCCGTCCGGGGCGAGCGCGAGGACCGGCGCCATCGCCGACCGCAGCTCCGCCTCGGACCCCACGAAGGTCGCGGTCACGCCGACTGCCGACTTGCCCTGCAAGGCCTGCGGTACGAAGTCCTTCCTGGGTGCGGCGGCGAAGAAGACACTGCCGCCCAGCTCGTCCGGCGCTCCCTGCTCGAACAGGTCGCGGTACGCGCGGATCACCGCCGTACCGGCGTCCGCGGGCCAGAACAACCTGGCCAGCGTCATCCCGGGCAGCGGGTGCAACCTGAACGTCAGCGCCGTGGCGACGCCGAAGTTGCCGCCACCGCCATGCAGCGCCCAGAACAGCTCGGTGTTCTTGGTCTCGTCGGCGATCACCAACTCACCGTCGGCCGTGATCAGCTCCACCGAGATGAGGCTGTCGCAGGCCAGACCGTACTTGCGCTCCAGCCATCCCGAACCACCACCGAGCGTGAGCCCGGCCACGCCCGTCGACGAGACTCTGCCGCCGGTGGTCGCCATCGAGTACGGCCAGGCGGCGCCGTCGAGATCCGACCAGGTCGCCCCACCTCCGACCCGGACGATCCGGGCGTCGGGATCGAGCTGGACGCTCCGCATCTTGCGCAGATCGATGACCAGGCCGCCCTCGCTCACGCCTGTCCCGGCGACCCCGTGTCCGGCGCCTCTGACCGCGATCTCGAGCCGCTGCTGTACGCCGTACCGGACCGCCGCCGCGACATCGGCGGCCGACTCGCACTGGGCGATCACGGCGGGCCGTTTGTCGATCATCGCGTTGAAGACGACCCGCGCCTCGTCGTACCCGGGCTCGCCAGGCCGCAACAACACCCCGCCGAACCCTTCCACCGGCCGCCCCGCCATGGAACCTCCCGCTCGCCCTGCCCGCCCCCAGGCTGAGCCGATGCTGCCCTGCCGCCCCGACCCGGGTCAACGGCTCAGCATTCGACCGAACTTCAGCGGCAATCGCTTGCCGCCTAAGCTTGTGGGATGACGACGACAGACGCGAGGCCGGTCGCGACACTGGGCGGGGCCGGCCAGGTACTGGCCGAGGACGAGGTCCGGGCCTTCGTACGGGACGCGCTGGCGGGCGCCGGCCTGGACGGCCGCAGCGTCTGTGTGATCGTGCCGGACGCGACCCGGAGCTGCCCGCTGCCGTTGCTGCTCGACGCGGTTCACCAGGCCTTGACCGGCAAGGTCTCGAAGCTGACCGTGCTGGTTGCCCTAGGCACCCATGCGGAGATGTCGGCCGATGAACTGACGGCCCATCTCGGCGGCGACTACGACGTCCTCAACCACGAATGGTGGAAGGAAGACACCTTCGTCGACCTCGGCACGATCAGCGCGGAGAAGGTCGCGGAGATCTCGGGCGGGTTGCTGCGCGAGGACGTGCCGGTCCGGCTCAATCGCGCTGTCGTCGAGCACGACGTCGCCCTGGTCGTCGGCCCGGTCTTCCCGCATGAGGTGGTCGGCTTCTCCGGCGGCAACAAGTACTTCTTCCCAGGCGTCGCCGGCCAGGAGGTGATCGACCTGTCGCACTGGCTGGGCGCCTTGATCACCAGCGCCGGCATCATCGGTACGCCGGGCGTCACACCGGTGCGCGCTCTGATCAACGAGGCGGCCGCGCTGATCCCATCCGAGAAGCTCGCCCTGTCGGTCGTCGCCCAGTCCGGCACGAACGCTTTGCACGCCGTGGCTTTCGGCGACACCGTCTCGTCCTGGCAGGCAGCCGCCGCCGTCTCCGCGCAGACACACGTGCGCTACCTCGAAAAGCCCGTACGCCGGGTGGTCTCCCTGATGCCGCCTCGCTACCAGGACATCTGGACGGCCGCGAAGGGCTTTTACAAGGTGGAGCCGATCGTCGCGGACGGCGGCGAGGTGATCCTCTACGCGCCGCACGTCACGCAGTTGGCCGCGATGCACCCGGAGATCGAGCAGATCGGCTACCACTGCCGCGACTACTTCCTCGGCCAGTGGGACAAGTTCCGCGACCTCCACTGGGGCGTCCTGGCGCACTCCACCCACCTCCGCGGCGCCGGCACCTGGGACGCGACCAACGGCGAGCACTGCCGCCTGACAGTCACGCTCGCCACCGGCATCCCCGAGCACGTCGTACGAGCTGCCAACCTCAACTACCTGGACCCGGCCGACTTCGACCTCGCCCAGTACGAAGCCGATCCGGACACCCTCGTCCTCCCCAACGCCGGCGAAATCCTCCACCGGCTGACAAGTAGGTGACTCACTAGTAGCGTTCGCTGGCATGGGGCAGACCGAGGTTGCGATTGTCGGGTCCGGGTTTGCCGGGCTCTGTATGGGGATCAAGCTTCGCCAGGCCGGGTGTGAGGACTTCGTCATCCTCGAGAAGGCGGACGAGCTCGGTGGGACCTGGCGGGACAACACCTATCCGGGCTGCGCGTGCGACATCCCGTCGTACCTCTACTCGTTCTCGTTCGAGCAGAACCCGCGCTGGACCAGGATGTTCGCGCCCTGGGACGAGATCCTCGCGTACCTGAGGCACTGCGCCGAGAAATACGGCATCGCCGACAAGATCCGGTACGGCGCGGAGGTGACCGAAGCAGCCTTCGACGAGACCACCGGGCGCTGGACCGTCACCGTCAACGGCGACGAGACCCTCGACGCGCAGGCGCTGGTCACCGGCGTCGGGAACCTTCATCAGCCGAAGTTCCCTGACCTGGCCGGCCTCGACACCTTCGCCGGTACGACGTTCCACTCGTCGCAGTGGGACCACGATCACGACCTCACCGGCCGCCGGGTCGCCGTCATCGGCACCGGCGCCTCAGCCATCCAGTTCGTCCCCCGGATCGCCGAGCAGGTCGCCCACCTCGATCTCTTCCAGCGCACGGCGCCGTGGATCACCCAGAAGCCGGACCGCGCGATCGGCCCACTCGAACGCGGCCTGCACGCACGGTTCCCGGCCGGGCAGCGCGCGATCCGCAACGTCATCTACTGGGGTCTGGAAGGTCGCGGCCTCGGTTTCACCGGCAGCCCGAAGCTGATGAAGGGCCTCGAACTGCAGGCCAGGCGACACCTCGGCAAGCAGGTGAAGGACCCCGTACTCCGGGCCAGGCTGACGCCGGACTACCAGATCGGCTGCAAGCGGATCCTCCTTTCGAACGACTACTACCCGGCGCTGTCCCGCGACAACGTGGACGTGGTCACCACCGGCATCAGCCGCATCACCCCGACCGGAATCACGACCGGCGACGGGGTCGAGCACCCGTGCGACACGATCGTGCTCGGCACCGGGTTCGAGGTGTCCGGCAACCTGACCCGGATCGGCATCCTCGGCAAGGACGGCGTCGATCTGGCCGACTCCTGGAAGCAGAACGGGATCGGCGCCCACCTCGGCATGACAGTGGCCGGCTACCCGAACCTGTTCCTGTTGGTCGGCCCGAACACGGCACTCGGCCATTCGTCGATGGTGTTCATGATCGAGGCCCAGGTCCGGTACGTCATGCAGGCACTGGACCTGCTCCGGCGCCGCGGAGCGACGTACGTCGAAGTCCGGGAAGAGGCCCAGCAGCAGTTCGTCGGCAGCATTCAGGAGGAGCTCGGCGCGACCGTCTGGCAGTCCGGCTGCGACAGCTGGTACCTCGACGCCCAGGGGCGCAACTCCACCATCTGGCCCGAGTTCACCGTCAGCTACTGGCGCAAGACCCGTCGCCTGGACCCGGCCGACTTCGTGCTGGTCCACTGAGATCTCCCGAGGCCGGGGTCGGTCTCAGGGTTGTCCCGGGCGACTGGAGGATGAGCGGCCGGGGCGCGGTCTACGACCATGGGATGACCTGAAGACTGGTCTTCAGACCGATGTGACAGCGAACGGTTCGCGGCAATCTTGAGGCATGAACCTGATCCAGATCCTCAGCGCGGTCGCGATCGTCGCCGGCGTACTCGTCACGGCCCTGATCGCCATCGTGCCGTCCGTCGTCGACCGCTGACCCCCGCCAGCCAGGACCCAGCGTCCGCAGAGCCGTTCCCCCGGCTTCGGGGACGTTTGCGTTTCCTTGCTGTCGGCAACGGAAGTAGGAGTTCAGGGCAACGATCTGCTACCGCGGGAGGACACCAGGACAGGTCTCCGGGCCGATGTCCGAAGACGATTCCCGAAGCACTCTTGAAGTATGGAAATCCTTCAGATCCTCGGTACAGCAGGCATCGTGCTCGGCATCCTCGTCACGGTCCTGATCGCCATCGTCCCCACGGTCGTCGACCGCTAGAGGCTCAGTCGACGGAGAGATGGCCCAGCAGGTCCTGGCGGGTGAGTACGCCGACCGGCTTGCCGTCGTCCAGCACCATCAGGGCGTCGCGGCCCTCGAGCAACTCGACCGCCTTGGCGACGGGCTCCCCCGCGCCGAGTGACGGCAACGCCGGGTCCATGTGCATCTCGACCATGTCGGCAAGCTTCGCCTTACCGGAGTACAGGGCGTCCATCAGCGTCCGCTCCGACACCGCACCGGCCACCTCGGCCGCCATCACCGGCGGCTCCGCCCGGACCACGGGCATCTGCGATACGCCGTACTCGCGCAGGATCTCGACCGCCTCGGCGATCGTCTCGTGCGGGTGGGTGTGCACCAGCGGCGGCATACTGCCGTCCTTGCCGGCCAGCACCTGGCCGAGCGTCGTCCCCTGCCGCGCGTGCGCCAGGAACCCGTACTGCGCCAGCCAGTCGTCGTTGAACACCTTGGTCAGGTAGCCACGGCCGCCATCCGGCAGCAGCACCACGATCACCGCGTCGGGGTCGTCGAGCTCTTTGGCCAGCCGGATCGCCGCGGCCGCCGCCATCCCGGCCGAGCCGCCGACCAGCATCGCCTCTTCGCGAGCCAGCCGCCGGGTGACGGCGAACGACTCGGCGTCCGAGACCTCGATGATCCGGTCACAGATGGTCTTGTCGTAGGTCTCCGGCCAGAAGTCCTCGCCGACGCCCTCGACCAGATACGGCCGTCCGGTGCCGCCCGAGTAAACCGAGCCTTCCGGGTCGGCGCCGATGATCTGCACCTTCCCGCCGGAGACCTCCTTGAGGTACTTGCCGGTGCCGCTGATCGTGCCGCCGGTGCCGACGCCCGCCACGAAGTGGGTGATCTTGCCCTCGGTCTGCTCCCAGAGCTCGGGGCCGGTCGACTCGTAGTGCGAGATCGGGTTGTTCACGTTGGCGTACTGGTTCGGCTTCCAGGCGCCCTCGATCTCCCGGACCAGCCGGTCGGAGACGTTGTAGTACGAATCGGGGTGCTCCGGGGCGACCGCGGTCGGGCAGACGACCACCTCGGCGCCGTACGCCTTGAGCACGTTGCGCTTGTCCTCGCTGACCTTGTCCGGGCAGACGAAGACGCACTTGTAGCCCTTCGCCTGGGCCACCATCGCCAGCCCGACGCCGGTGTTGCCGGAGGTCGGCTCGACGATCGTGCCGCCCGGCTTGAGCTCGCCGGAGGCCTCCGCCGCCTCGACCATCCGGACCGCGATCCGGTCCTTCACCGAGCCACCGGGGTTGAAGTACTCGACTTTGGCGAGGACCAAAGGTCTCGCGCCGTCGGTGGTCTTCGAGAGCCGCACCAGCGGGGTGTTGCCGACAAGGTCAAGGAGAGAGTCTGCGTAGCGCACGTATCTCACTGTATGGGACAGCGTGGCGATCCCCTATTTTCGCTTGCTTCGTAGTCACAGCGTGTAATCCTTGAACAATGAGCGATCGGGGTGGCGGGGTGGGGAAAGAAACGGGGCGGGTGCGGTCGGCCAAGCGGTTGGCCCAGGCCGCGGCTTTCGGGGGCGGGGGGCTCGGGCTGATCGGCGCGATGCTGTACGGCGTACTGAGTGCGGAGGCTTCGTATGCCAAGCGGTTGATCGGGCCGGCGCGGACCTATCCGACCCGGGGCGACGGTCTGTACGGCCGCTATCCGGGACATCCGATCACGCTGGCGATGATCGGCGATTCGAGTGCCGCGGGATATGGCACGTCGTCACCGGACGAGACCCCCGGCGTACTGCTGGCGTGCGGTCTGGCCGAGCTGGCGAAGCGTCCGGTGCGGCTGGTCGACGTCTCGAAGACAGGCGCCAAGTCGATCAATCTGGCCGGGCAGGTGGACAACGCCCTGCTGGCCGGCCCGCATGTGGCCGCGATCCTGATCGGCGTCAACGACGTGAAGGCGCAGGTACCGCCGTCGCAGTCGGTGCGGCTGCTGGACCTCGCCGTACGCCGGTTGCGCGCGGCCAACTGCGAGGTCGTCGTCGGTACGTGCCCGGACCTGGGCGTCGTACGGCCGATCATGCAGCCGCTGCGTCAGGTGGCACGCACGTGGAGCCAGCGACTGGCCGCGGCCCAGACGATCGCGGTCGTCGAGGCCGGCGGCCGGACCGTCTCGATGGGCTCGCTGCTGAGCGAAGCCTTCCGGACCAACCCGTCGATGTGGGGCCCTGACAACTTCCACCCCTCCGTCACCGGGTACGCCGCGGCCTCGGCCGCCCTACTACCGTCAGTCGCCGCGGCGGTCGGCGTAGGCGCCGAATCGTTCCTGAACCTGGAGTCCTTCCGCGGCGAGGCAGTCCTGCCGATCGCCGAAGCCGCAGCCCAGGCCGCCCGCACCGCAGGCACCGAGGTAGCCCCGGCCCAGGTAGCCGGCAACGAACAAGGCCCCCGCGGCCGCTGGGCCCAACTACGCCACCGCCGCCGCCACCCCAACCCCGAAGTATCCCGAGTAGAAGACCCAACCGAGAGCTCCGCCGACCCCATCCCAGTAGGTAAGTAACACCACGCCTTCCCTCACCCAGCCACCGCCCACGGAAGCCGGGAAGCCATGTCTGTTGGGAGAAAGTGCGGCCCCACTCACCCCGCCTTCCCTCACCCCAGCCACCGCCCACCGAAGCCGGGAAGCCAAGTCTGTTGGGAGAAAGTGCGGCCCCACCCACCCCGCCTTCCCTCACCCCAGCCACCGCCCACCGAAGCCGGGAAGCCAAGTCTGTTGGGAGAAAGTGCGGCCCCACCCACCCCGCCTTCCCTCACCCCAGCCACCGCCCACCGAAGCCGGGAAGCCAAGTCTGTTGGGAGAAAGTGCGGCCCCACCCACCCCGCCTTCCCTCACCCCAGCCACCGCCCACCGAAGCCGGGAAGCCATGTCTGTTGGGAGAAAGTGCGTCCGCTGAGCGATGACTTTCATGAAGAGGGGCTTGATTGCGGCGTTGTCCTGGTGCACAGTCGATAACTACGCGATACCCCGCTGACGGGAGGCGAAGATGGGCCTTAACCACTCCGAGGAGACGCACCAACGTCTGGTGGAGAAGGTGCCCCAGTGCACCGGGCGTGAGATGACCGAGTGGTTCGGGCTGAT
It encodes:
- a CDS encoding SGNH/GDSL hydrolase family protein, which produces MGKETGRVRSAKRLAQAAAFGGGGLGLIGAMLYGVLSAEASYAKRLIGPARTYPTRGDGLYGRYPGHPITLAMIGDSSAAGYGTSSPDETPGVLLACGLAELAKRPVRLVDVSKTGAKSINLAGQVDNALLAGPHVAAILIGVNDVKAQVPPSQSVRLLDLAVRRLRAANCEVVVGTCPDLGVVRPIMQPLRQVARTWSQRLAAAQTIAVVEAGGRTVSMGSLLSEAFRTNPSMWGPDNFHPSVTGYAAASAALLPSVAAAVGVGAESFLNLESFRGEAVLPIAEAAAQAARTAGTEVAPAQVAGNEQGPRGRWAQLRHRRRHPNPEVSRVEDPTESSADPIPVGK
- a CDS encoding FAD-binding oxidoreductase, which translates into the protein MAGRPVEGFGGVLLRPGEPGYDEARVVFNAMIDKRPAVIAQCESAADVAAAVRYGVQQRLEIAVRGAGHGVAGTGVSEGGLVIDLRKMRSVQLDPDARIVRVGGGATWSDLDGAAWPYSMATTGGRVSSTGVAGLTLGGGSGWLERKYGLACDSLISVELITADGELVIADETKNTELFWALHGGGGNFGVATALTFRLHPLPGMTLARLFWPADAGTAVIRAYRDLFEQGAPDELGGSVFFAAAPRKDFVPQALQGKSAVGVTATFVGSEAELRSAMAPVLALAPDGMMLAELPYAELQSALDDPSGLRNYWSAEHLSSWPDEAVEAFSARAVEMPAPMTSQQLACPWGGAVARHAGKWPLPHRTAPWVVQSYGVWSDPADDATGIAWAKNVCADLRPYSTGAVYLNFIGDEGHDRVVAGFGKENYDRLARVKAEFDPGNVFHLNQNILPA
- a CDS encoding lactate racemase domain-containing protein, translating into MTTTDARPVATLGGAGQVLAEDEVRAFVRDALAGAGLDGRSVCVIVPDATRSCPLPLLLDAVHQALTGKVSKLTVLVALGTHAEMSADELTAHLGGDYDVLNHEWWKEDTFVDLGTISAEKVAEISGGLLREDVPVRLNRAVVEHDVALVVGPVFPHEVVGFSGGNKYFFPGVAGQEVIDLSHWLGALITSAGIIGTPGVTPVRALINEAAALIPSEKLALSVVAQSGTNALHAVAFGDTVSSWQAAAAVSAQTHVRYLEKPVRRVVSLMPPRYQDIWTAAKGFYKVEPIVADGGEVILYAPHVTQLAAMHPEIEQIGYHCRDYFLGQWDKFRDLHWGVLAHSTHLRGAGTWDATNGEHCRLTVTLATGIPEHVVRAANLNYLDPADFDLAQYEADPDTLVLPNAGEILHRLTSR
- a CDS encoding cystathionine beta-synthase: MRYADSLLDLVGNTPLVRLSKTTDGARPLVLAKVEYFNPGGSVKDRIAVRMVEAAEASGELKPGGTIVEPTSGNTGVGLAMVAQAKGYKCVFVCPDKVSEDKRNVLKAYGAEVVVCPTAVAPEHPDSYYNVSDRLVREIEGAWKPNQYANVNNPISHYESTGPELWEQTEGKITHFVAGVGTGGTISGTGKYLKEVSGGKVQIIGADPEGSVYSGGTGRPYLVEGVGEDFWPETYDKTICDRIIEVSDAESFAVTRRLAREEAMLVGGSAGMAAAAAIRLAKELDDPDAVIVVLLPDGGRGYLTKVFNDDWLAQYGFLAHARQGTTLGQVLAGKDGSMPPLVHTHPHETIAEAVEILREYGVSQMPVVRAEPPVMAAEVAGAVSERTLMDALYSGKAKLADMVEMHMDPALPSLGAGEPVAKAVELLEGRDALMVLDDGKPVGVLTRQDLLGHLSVD
- a CDS encoding LacI family DNA-binding transcriptional regulator; translation: MARAPRQADIAAAAGVSQTTVSLVLSGNTDGIRLSETTRGRVLAAAEELGYVPDPLATRLASSRNHMLGVYTFASAFPTDVDGFYYSILVGIEEEAAALGQDLVLFTGTGGGDARAHDRTAIRRTRIADGCLFFGRHVPEEPIEWLLGSDFPLVYVGRRDELDGRIPFVGVDYVTASAAVVERLVELGHREIRYLRSDDDAPSSTDREQGVLAAARKARLRTRRIVVREPVVDAGLLRQWVADGVTAVVVEETDTGDLSAALFDALAAAGLTAPGDLSVAALGRPKDRPEVSGFDVPRRELGRRAVRLLFDQITGSGPRVVQQVLLDCVPNAGSSVGPLQKRPLN
- a CDS encoding flavin-containing monooxygenase; this encodes MGQTEVAIVGSGFAGLCMGIKLRQAGCEDFVILEKADELGGTWRDNTYPGCACDIPSYLYSFSFEQNPRWTRMFAPWDEILAYLRHCAEKYGIADKIRYGAEVTEAAFDETTGRWTVTVNGDETLDAQALVTGVGNLHQPKFPDLAGLDTFAGTTFHSSQWDHDHDLTGRRVAVIGTGASAIQFVPRIAEQVAHLDLFQRTAPWITQKPDRAIGPLERGLHARFPAGQRAIRNVIYWGLEGRGLGFTGSPKLMKGLELQARRHLGKQVKDPVLRARLTPDYQIGCKRILLSNDYYPALSRDNVDVVTTGISRITPTGITTGDGVEHPCDTIVLGTGFEVSGNLTRIGILGKDGVDLADSWKQNGIGAHLGMTVAGYPNLFLLVGPNTALGHSSMVFMIEAQVRYVMQALDLLRRRGATYVEVREEAQQQFVGSIQEELGATVWQSGCDSWYLDAQGRNSTIWPEFTVSYWRKTRRLDPADFVLVH